CAGATACTAGGGAGAGAATCTGTGCGCAACTAGAAAAATACTGCTACACAATATGACAGAAATTCAAGATTCAAATCTAAAATTCCCTCTTGAAGCTTCATTTCCCCTTATCTCTGTTCCAGAAAACATCCAGTTTATCTCACTTACAGCACTACTTAAGGACTACTATTTTAAGttgaaaatttaaaacaaacactaACTTTGGTGCACGGAGGGCCTTCTGGATCTCTTGGCTTTTCAAGATTCTTCCAAGATCTGTATTGGTCATCTTGTGCATTGGCAGGCTGCATTGAAATACAGGCATGTTATAGTTTTAGCACTGAACTCTCTCACACAAATACATCTCATCTCCTTTTAGTTATTGATGAGTAGATATTACAAGTAGCACTCATTATTTGCATGAGCACCCTTCCATTTGTCATTAAGTATGCCTGGGCAGAATTCCAAATGGCAGAGTACAAAATGTGACAATTTCTCATTCAAATAGGGCAACCTCAGTCATGCACAACCATGCTTCTACCATCCCCTGTCCcaactgggatttgaacccatctCCACTATTTCCTACAGCCCTTCCTCACTCAAGCCAATGCCTTGGAGAAGTGGGAGCCATCCACTGTCTGCCACCCTCTCCTCCTTGATAAGGTGTTTTTCGGCCTGAAAAGGAGGCATTAAGGAGGAATGGCAACTATTATGGGATTTTCCAGTGAGCATACTGAACAGTCACCAAACCCACTACAATACTTGAAACTCCCAATTTATTTGTAGGGCAAGCAATACTTCTAACCACTAGTGAGGCTAAAGCAAACCCAACCAGAACCTAAAAACAAGCTTACTTGTAGTTACTCTTCAGGGTGGCTGGCTTACGCCAGGTGCCATACAAGTCATCCAACTTGCGGAAAGCACTTTCAGTCCAAATGCAGAAACGTCCAACATGGCCACCAGGAGCAAGTCTTAAAAGGTTCAACTTGTTGACATCAAGAAGGGTAATCCCTATTAGATAAAAGCACAGTGTACGTGTTTTAAGTACACATGTTCACTATTCTGATTAATGAATTGCTTTCTTACTGCCTAATACATTGGACCTAGAAGATAAAAGGGAACACGATGTGGCTCTTAACCATATTCACACCTAAACATTCACCCCAATCTGGGTATTTAGTCAGAACCTCCACCAAATCATGTGTTTCATAAACACGGACCAATGAAGTGGAATATCATCATTTTTTACACCCCTCCAGCCTATAACCTCCCTCATGCATCTTGCACAGTAATTCAAAAGCTACCTGGGATGTTCCTGAAAGCTTTTATGATGCCATTGTCCTCATTGTAAATAATGCAGGGTCCCCTGCGCTGGATGCGGCGGCGGTTCCTCATTTTTCCCTTGCCAGCACGCATACGCTGGGAGGCATAGACCTGGGTGGAAACAAACATTTTGTGTAAAAACCAAGTAACCACTTTCAGGGTTAACAACTGTGCTTCTGCAACTCAGAACTTCACAATCATCAGTGTTCATCTGAAACACGGACCAGTGAAAAATTCATCATTTTGCAGAAGCAACAGTAATCAGATTGCTGAATGCTTTTATCTAtatgaagctttaaaaaaaaaaagttcttggaTTAGTTAAACACACACAGACTCCTCTACCATCCCTGATTTTTGCAGTCAACACTCGGCACACCTTTTTGATATCATTCCAGGCCTTCAGCTTCTTAAGCAATAGAACAGCTTCCTTTGTTTTCTTGTAGCCCTCGACTTTGTCTTCAACCACCAGAGGAAGTTCTGGAATCTCCTCAATGCGATGGCCTGTTAAGAAAGCACATTTTAGATTTTAGTGCACACTGACTACAATGGCAAATGAAAAACCACCACCACTAAACGTCTGGGTTCATTAATGAGCACCAGGATAGCAAAAAACCTGCACTCTAAGCCTGTTCACCTGAAAACCCACTTATAACCCCCCAATGTCTCCATAAGTACTCCAAATTGTCTCTAGACTCATCAGTCACCTTCTATTCCCAGGGTGGTTAAACTgcaaaagttgttggactacaagtcatcattcctgaccactggctatggcCGACCGGAGTtggtctacaacatctggagtcACAGGCTCTGTAAAAGGTGCTCTACTTCCTATAAACGTGGGCTACAAATACAAACTGTCCCACAATTACAACTATGTCACATTTAATAAGTATATGAATGGCCCTACATAAAACAACATACTTGCCTTTGGACAGAACAAGTGCCGGAAGGGATGAAGCTGCCAGAGCAGAGCAGATGGCATAGCGCTTCTGAGGTACGTTCACCCTACGATGCCAGCGTCGCCAAGTCTTGGTTGGGGCAAACATGCGACCTCCACGACACATCTATTTGTCAAGTGTAAAGGATGGAACCAAAGTATATTCTTGTGGAAGATCCACCCCCTTTTTCAGTCTTGCTCAGAGTTAGCTGATCATCAACCATCTGTACCAGCCTAATGACAGCAGGCAACTGTCACTGTATACAGAGTAAGGCGCAAATTACGACATCATGGCAAGTACGAT
The nucleotide sequence above comes from Podarcis raffonei isolate rPodRaf1 chromosome 14, rPodRaf1.pri, whole genome shotgun sequence. Encoded proteins:
- the RPL4 gene encoding 60S ribosomal protein L4, producing the protein MACTRPLVSVYSEKGEVSGKNVTMPAVFKAPIRPDIVNFVHTNLRKNNRQPYAVSELAGHQTSAESWGTGRAVARIPRVRGGGTHRSGQGAFGNMCRGGRMFAPTKTWRRWHRRVNVPQKRYAICSALAASSLPALVLSKGHRIEEIPELPLVVEDKVEGYKKTKEAVLLLKKLKAWNDIKKVYASQRMRAGKGKMRNRRRIQRRGPCIIYNEDNGIIKAFRNIPGITLLDVNKLNLLRLAPGGHVGRFCIWTESAFRKLDDLYGTWRKPATLKSNYNLPMHKMTNTDLGRILKSQEIQKALRAPKKKIHRRVLKKNPLKNLRVMIKLNPYAKSMRRNTILRHAKNHKLREEKAAKGKAKVEAAAAAKKTEIAAKKKETAAKKTETAAKKKETAA